The genomic region ATGCAACTGGGTAAAAATGAACAAACCTTATTGGCAGAATTAGCGATTGATGAGCCTTATAAAGGCAAGTGCTCGTTAGCATGCTCTGGGGCGTTGGTACTTGTCCTTTACCCCAAGTTACTCGACTTACAAAGCAACTATCCTGAGCTTATCATCCATGTCAAAGCCGCGCCAAATCATCAAATTCTCAGCGACATTCAAAACAATGTGATTGATATTGGTATCGTTACCGATATAACCAATAATGGCTTATTTGAGGTGCAAAAACTTGGTTTAGAAGAGCTGTGCCTAGTATTGCCGAAAAATACCAAGATAAACCACCAAAGGCTCAGCGAAACATTAAAAGCTGTGGGGCTAATAGCTCACCCTGATGCCAAACATTATTTATCGTTGTTTTGTTCGTTGAGTCAAGAGCCTGATTTAGCAGATCTCAACATTGATGAGCTGCCGGTGACTGGCTTTGTCAATCAAATCAGCCAAATTTTACAGCCTGTTGCCAAAGGACTGGGGTTTACGGTGTTGCCACGCAGTGCTGTTGATAGTTTTGAAGCGCGTCAGAAATTGCAAATTTTTACGCCAACCAAGCCGGTCATTCAAACCCTTTATTTGGTGCACAAGCGCAATCGACAGCTCCCCGCGCGCTATCAAAGTATTGGTGACGTCATTCACAACGCAATGTGCCCTAGTAGCTAGACGTTAGTGGTTAGAGATAAGATTAGCGGCTAAGCCAATCGTTTCGCCCAATTACCGTTGTGCTGCTCAGCGCAATTTTCTTCGCTATCATAAACGATGTGCTTAGCGATATGTTTAAGGGCAATGCCCAACGCATCAAATTCTCCTTTGATGCGACTTTGCAAACGCTGTTTGTGCTCAGATGACAGATAACGCTGTCGATTTTCATTCGTATCGAACACGCAGACAATCCGTAAACTGCTCGGAAAATTTGAAAAATTCACCGTATGTGTCAACCACTGAAACCCATGTATATCCTTTAACGACATTTCACAGACATCGGTTAGCACCTGGCGAAGCTGGTTATCGATTTTTTTATCTGATTTGCGCATACCTGAACCTTAAACGAGTTGTCGTTATAATTTGAGCGACATATAGTAAAAGCGCTCTTCTTCGGAATCAACGCCAAAGCCCATTCGTGTATATAAGTGATGCGCTGGGCTGATTTTAAATACACGCATGCGCAGCGCCGTCACGCCGGCGCTTTTTGCCAACCTCTGACATTCCAACAGCGCTTTTTCACCAATACCTTTATTTTGATAGCCGGCATCAACTTGTAGATCGCGAAGATAACACCCCGCATCATCAAACGCTAACCGAATTGCGCCAATCACCTGCCCATTGATAACAATATCCCAGTTTTGTAACCCCTTGATTTGCTCAATAATGTGAGCATGTTGCCAATCGACACCGTAATGCTGGTAATACGTTCGCATATTGTCATAGGTAAGTTGCGCTGACGCTGCAAAATTACTTGTTAGTTGGTATGAGATATGTGTCATGATTGTTTTCTCAGGTTTTTATTGTTATTTCTGAATGCGCTTTGGACGATGTCATCTTTTAATGCCAGCGACAAGAGCAGACGATAACGCACATAATGACATAACCCTATGTTATTTGCAGGCTCGAATAAAAATATAAAACGTACAATATGGACAAGGCTGAAATAGAAAAGCCCAAAATAGACAAGCCGAGCGTTGCTCGGCTTGTCACATACTCATGTTTAGTAACGAAGTGTTACGCGGATTTTCGCTCTTCGCTAAACAGCGTTTCCAAGTCCGCTTTAAGCACTTTATTTGAGGCGTTAACCGGCATTTCGCTAATTTGGCGACAGTATCTTGGCGCTTTGTAATTTGCCATATTGGCGCGACACCATTGAATAAAATCCACTTCACTAATGGTTTTACCGTCTTTACCCACCACAAATACACAACCGACTTCACCCATACGTTCATCTGGCACACCGATAACAGCGACTTCACGTACGTCCGGGTGGGTTTGCGCAATCGCTTCTATTTCCGCTGGATAGCAATTAAAACCACCACAAATGAACATGTCTTTTAAGCGGCCGGTAATGTGGAGATTACCTTGCTCATCGAGCATGCCTAAATCACCTGTGTGCAACCATCCATCAGCACAAATCGTATCCTGTGTGGCTTGTTCATTGCGCCAGTAACCTTGCATAACATGATAACCACGTAAGCAAATTTCACCAATTTGACCGTGTGTTAATGGCTCGCCTGCTTCGCTAAAAATAACCAGCTCCGTCCCGGCTATCGCTTTGCCACTGCTATTGGCAATCGTTTCGGCACTATCATTGGGTGAACACATGGTCGCTAAACCACCACATTCGGTTAAGCCGTAGGCTGTCACGACGCGCTCAATACCTAGGTCGTTTCGCATTTGCTCAACCAAGTGCGGTGATACGGACGATGAACCGGTTACGGCTGTGCGCAAGCTCGACAAATCTGTCGTTGCAAACGCCTTATCGTGTAGCAATGACGTATATAAGGTCGGCGGTCCTGGCAAAATATTGATGTTATCGTCAGCGATGCGGCTTAAAATTCGGCCTGAATCAAACACTTTCTCTGGCAAAATAGTGCAGCCTGCCAACAACGCACTTACCCAACCCGCCTTGTAACCAAACGCATGGAAAAATGGGTTGATGATCAAATAA from Thalassotalea sp. Sam97 harbors:
- a CDS encoding GNAT family N-acetyltransferase, giving the protein MTHISYQLTSNFAASAQLTYDNMRTYYQHYGVDWQHAHIIEQIKGLQNWDIVINGQVIGAIRLAFDDAGCYLRDLQVDAGYQNKGIGEKALLECQRLAKSAGVTALRMRVFKISPAHHLYTRMGFGVDSEEERFYYMSLKL
- a CDS encoding LysR family transcriptional regulator, which produces MLNPVWLKTFVTLVDTGHFTKTADKLFMTQPGVSQHIAKLEDACGHALLARDKKSFEITEKGRLVYQYAMQLGKNEQTLLAELAIDEPYKGKCSLACSGALVLVLYPKLLDLQSNYPELIIHVKAAPNHQILSDIQNNVIDIGIVTDITNNGLFEVQKLGLEELCLVLPKNTKINHQRLSETLKAVGLIAHPDAKHYLSLFCSLSQEPDLADLNIDELPVTGFVNQISQILQPVAKGLGFTVLPRSAVDSFEARQKLQIFTPTKPVIQTLYLVHKRNRQLPARYQSIGDVIHNAMCPSS
- a CDS encoding Fis family transcriptional regulator; amino-acid sequence: MRKSDKKIDNQLRQVLTDVCEMSLKDIHGFQWLTHTVNFSNFPSSLRIVCVFDTNENRQRYLSSEHKQRLQSRIKGEFDALGIALKHIAKHIVYDSEENCAEQHNGNWAKRLA
- a CDS encoding AMP-binding protein → MDVVTQKSACFAPNHPAKTIAELATKVPEAYHGIVALQDEYRQIRYEQLSVTIAPIAKALIANGINKGDRVAIWAPNTIDWVLCALAVHSCGAILVPINTRMKGKEAAQVLHDSDCRLLFTVGEFLKVDYPAQLDDQPISTRLSIVLMANEQSASTRDVVRWNEWLDAADNVTDAKWQAQMANVSSEDAADILFTSGTTGKPKGAVCGHGATLTAFRAYCANMDFLPGERYLIINPFFHAFGYKAGWVSALLAGCTILPEKVFDSGRILSRIADDNINILPGPPTLYTSLLHDKAFATTDLSSLRTAVTGSSSVSPHLVEQMRNDLGIERVVTAYGLTECGGLATMCSPNDSAETIANSSGKAIAGTELVIFSEAGEPLTHGQIGEICLRGYHVMQGYWRNEQATQDTICADGWLHTGDLGMLDEQGNLHITGRLKDMFICGGFNCYPAEIEAIAQTHPDVREVAVIGVPDERMGEVGCVFVVGKDGKTISEVDFIQWCRANMANYKAPRYCRQISEMPVNASNKVLKADLETLFSEERKSA